Proteins encoded within one genomic window of Eurosta solidaginis isolate ZX-2024a chromosome 1, ASM4086904v1, whole genome shotgun sequence:
- the LOC137237868 gene encoding uncharacterized protein translates to METWSRVSLLLVVFIATITGEVKLTDANVLFRFSLGVRVGNNDSTETIGGDDVFNKTIIFDNNRLTIRNNLDPNDMYEETVGTEAPYYSKLPSSTTTVQPVLSADDFRMEEQRKMEKKLMEIYEALTQLLQEITIIDGRSEYLEQKLKIIISYVNFFAQPAAKGFKSQNPNDNANLTCYRSFIEFVEKLDEPVVGLKMSEQVKDYYLLKSLLEKYKIFQLKEDVDEQMHAASEAWKQYVAKKVVKVDV, encoded by the exons ATGGAAACGTGGTCGCGAGTTTCACTATTGTTAGTGGTTTTTATCGCTACAATCACTGGAGAAGTTAAG CTCACCGATGCCAATGTGCTTTTCCGCTTTTCGCTTGGCGTTCGTGTAGGTAACAATGATTCAACGGAGACCATTGGTGGTGATGACGTATTTAATAAAAcgataattttcgataataatcGTTTAACAATCAGAAATAATCTCGATCCCAATGATATGTACGAAGAAACTGTAGGAACAGAAGCTCCCTATTATTCGAAGCTGCCGTCAAGCACAACCACAGTTCAGCCAGTTTTATCGGCAGACGATTTTAGGATGGAGGAGCAaaggaaaatggaaaaaaaattaatggaaatttaTGAAGCACTAACACAGTTGTTGCAAGAAATAACAATAATCGATGGACGTAGCGAATATTTGGAGCAAAAGCTTAAGATTATTATTAGTTATGTGAATTTTTTCGCACAACCCGCAGCTAAGGGTTTCAAATCCCAAAACCCAAATGACAACGCTAATTTGACCTGTTATAGATCATTTATAGAGTTTGTCGAAAAACTTGATGAGCCTGTGGTTGGTTTAAAAATGAGTGAACAGGTGAAGGATTATTATTTGCTTAAATCACTTCTggagaaatataaaatttttcaattgaaaGAGGATGTGGATGAGCAAATGCATGCTGCGTCGGAGGCTTGGAAACAGTATGTAGCAAAAAAAGTAGTCAAAGTGGATGTTTAA